One window of Zerene cesonia ecotype Mississippi unplaced genomic scaffold, Zerene_cesonia_1.1 Zces_u006, whole genome shotgun sequence genomic DNA carries:
- the LOC119838878 gene encoding histidine-rich glycoprotein-like, protein MVLSHFELTTRPLLCMLCYIIEGSNLNGRVSICPSSSTVSLCDGSSAGSPKEACVAQSPPPAPAKRQQHHHHTHHDQRRLSVEVRVSPGAAGTSADSSHIHHPPHHHHNMDTNPLEGPVESMVSGAGSSDGELSSKAGDSPSRKRRRICRHLSSGESNVSVATPAVERRTPRHHYQPRRRVRYMSGGNGGVCPQHRLLEHAPHAHPHPHPHAHQHPHAHAHAAPLLLDINQSEGRGKYVHKGTRKYGDNSLPLDISQMSLRGARLNALGGGVGWPPHHHTHPHAHAHTHPHAHAHAHPHAHAHHHAHTHRDQRTQVASIAGGEMWPAVLPALPHPLRYQEGTTNSDCSSLNFTFNHIPSVHALP, encoded by the exons ATGGTCCTATCACATTTTGAATTGACAACCAGACCTCTATTATGTATGCTCTGCTATATAATAGAGGGATCTAACTTGAATGGTCGTGTGTCTATTTGCCCATCTTCATCCACGGTATCGCTATG CGATGGCAGCAGCGCCGGCAGCCCGAAGGAGGCGTGCGTCGCGCAGTCGCCGCCGCCGGCGCCGGCGAAGCGGCAGCAGCACCACCACCACACCCACCACGACCAGAGGCGGTTGAGCGTCG AGGTACGAGTCAGTCCAGGCGCGGCCGGTACCTCCGCCGACTCATCACACATACACCATCCgcctcatcatcatcacaacATG GACACAAACCCGCTGGAGGGTCCCGTGGAATCGATGGTGTCCGGGGCCGGCTCGTCGGACGGCGAGCTGTCGAGCAAAGCGGGCGACAGCCCGAGCAGGAAGCGGCGCAGGATATGCAGGCATCTGTCTTCTG GTGAAAGCAACGTGTCGGTTGCGACGCCGGCCGTCGAGCGGCGGACGCCGAGACATCATTATCAACCCAG GCGGCGAGTGCGCTACATGAGCGGCGGCAACGGCGGCGTGTGCCCGCAGCACCGCCTGCTCGAGCACGCGCCGCACGCGCACCCCCACCCCCATCCGCACGCGCACCAGCACCCGcatgcgcacgcgcacgccgCGCCGCTGCTGCTGGATATTAACCAG AGTGAGGGGAGGGGGAAATATGTTCATAAGGGTACACGTAAATATGGGGACAACTCGCTGCCGCTAGATATTAGCCAG ATGTCCCTACGGGGCGCCAGGCTGAACGCGCTCGGCGGCGGCGTCGGCTGGCCGCCGCACCACCACACGCAcccgcacgcgcacgcgcacacgcACCCGcatgcgcacgcgcacgcgcacccgcacgcgcacgcgcaccaCCACGCGCACACGCACAGGGACCAGCGGACGCAG GTGGCGAGCATCGCCGGCGGCGAGATGTGGCCCGCCGTGCTGCCGGCGCTGCCGCACCCGCTGCGCTATCAG GAGGGAACAACTAACAGTGATTGTTCCTCACTTAACTTTACATTTAACCATATCCCATCTGTTCATGCACTACCGTGA